The genomic segment TCTGCTCCAAGCACAACGTCCCGCACAAACGCACGGGGAAATGGATCGTCGCGCAAAACGACATCCAGCGCTCTGAGCTGGAGAAACTGCACCGTCACTGTGCAGATATAGGCGTGCCGGTGCGGTGGATGTCTGAGCGGGAGGTTCAGAACGACGGGGAGGGTGTGCGTGCGGAAACTGGCGCGCTGGAATCGCCTACCACGGGGATCGTCGATGTTCACGGGCTGATGGTCTCGCTGGCGGGATTGTTTGAAGAGAATGGGGGAGTGGTGGCGCTGAATTCTGACGTGAGGAGGATTACTGCGCTGGGAGAGTCCGGCAGTCAGGGGTGGGAGATTGACGTGCGGGATTCGGGGACGGGCGAAACATCAAGTATTACGAGTGAGACGATCATCAACGCCGCTGGGCTGGGGTGTGTGGATGTGCATAATATGATTGTGCCGGCGGCGTTGCAGAAGAAATTGTACTACGCAAAGGGGAATTACTTCTCGTACTCGTCTTCGCAGCCCCGGATCTCGAGGCTGATATATCCTGCTCCGAATCCGGGGGCCGGTGGATTGGGCACGCATCTGACTCTCGATATGGGCGGGAGGATACGCTTCGGGCCGGATATAGAATGGGTAGACACGCCGGATAACTTGGCTGTTAGCAGGGAGCggttggaggaggcggtggacGAGATTCAGCGGTACTTGCCGGGCGTTGATGCCTCGTGCTTGGAGCCGGACTATGCGGGGATTAGGCCAAAGTTGAGCTATAAGGGGGCTGGGCAGGTGGGTAAGAACTTTAATGATTTTGTGGTCAGGATGGAGGACGGGTATGAAGGATGGGTGAATTGCTTGGGCATCGAGAGTCCTGGGCTGACGAGCAGTTTGGCGATTGGGGAGAGGGTTGGGGAGTTGCTGTATGGGAAGAAGTGATGGAGTGCTTTGGCTTGTCGGATGTGTATTAGATGCCATGAGTCACGATGCAATAGAATAAAAATCTCGTACAAGCTAAAACTTTGTTCAAGAAACGTGGAGCCGAAAACGCTGGGATATCAtacagaaacaaagaagaaacaaaagcaaCACCATGGACTGTAATccaccagaagaagatgccaaccAAATTCCAGAGTGTGCCGCAACTCATTAGAGCAGTCAAGTTGTATGCTGTCCCACTGTCCGGCAATCATGCTTTCAAACCGACACtctcaaaaaaaaaaaaaaaaaaacactAAAAAAAACttcaaaaacaaaacaccacaagcGAATGTGTCCCCCCCTTTATGCTCCTCTCAGGCAGACCATGCAAATTTCAAAATTACTTCCGCCTGCTCGCGTGTGATGACCCTTTCCTTGCCCATTTGGGCTGAGCGCAAACTTGGTATGAGCCCTCATCTGCAAAAAGCCTTGTaaagcaacaaacaaatTCAATCCAAGTTGATCCATAACGCCTCATATTGCTCCAGCGATCACTCGCTCCGATTTGAAAAACCACAATGCCTTTTGAACACCACAAGTGCAGAGCAGTAATTCGGTCACTCACAACAGTGGTGACCCAAcgcttcttcatcatccattAACCTGCTTGCTAATCGCATCGCTTCTTTCCCCTTCTCAGCTCATAGTGATACTGGGGCAGAATTTTCTGCCTTGGACGTTGACATGCAGCTCATATATACCATTTTGAGCGCCGACAAACCTGCGCTTGAATTAGTCACTGGCCCATCTACAGAGCAGATGTAAAGAAGTACTTACAAGGTACGGCCGTCTTCAGTCCAGGCTAAACCGGCAGTATTGTCCGGCGACGGAGGGACTTCGAAAACTCCATGATCAGTCGCTAGGGTGCCACGAATGGCGCTCTCCTCCCAACGATTGACTACCTGATTCACCAGGGGCACAAGGAGCGACGAATCTTCATTATCACCGTCATTCGAAGGGCGTTCTCGAGCCTGCAAGATTTCTAGCACGTTCAGATACGACGAGTCCTGTCTGTCCCTCTGATTTTGCATTGCCGCAACCGTTTCCCCAATCCTATCCATCCACCTTTGTTGATCTGGCCGtcttgttgatgctgattgttgctgctgttgttggccgtCAGATGCTTCTCGAGCGACTTGCCGGGCATTTCGAACGCGTTCCTGCTGCCGTTCTCGCTGTTCTCGGTAGGAACCAAGAATATCGCCCATTGCTCGACCCACGCTGCTACTGCGTTGCCGGGGTCTGGGAGATTCGCTCTCTGTGGTTGAGGGCCGTAGGCTGGATAGGTAGGTCCAGGTTAGATCTGATGGCCCGCCTCGAGCTCTCTCTTCGGCGCTTCTCTGAGCCGCTCGCTCGCGCCGCCTTCGGTCGCCCTGGATAGCCTCCAAGACAACGGTTTCATTGGGAGTGAGAGGTTGGTTTAGAGTTTCCAACGCTTCGCCTTGTCGACGGGTCCGTGTGCTACTGGTAGGCGGGGACCGATTTGACCTCCTGTCTGAACTAGTGTCCAACAGTCGAGGGTCGATGGTGTTCCGATCGAGGATGTCAATATGCTGGAAGTCGGGTTCAACGTTGATGTCAACAATCTGACGAATAATGAAGTTGCTTCTCATGTCAGCGAAGCCGATGTGGCCTCTATCTTCTGTCCACGCCAGAATGTCAAACGGGCCAGGACAGAACGCCATATCTCGGATGGCACCGGGACCGCTCTCCGGGCGAGAAGACTTGAAGGTGGTGATGAGTGGCTCTGCACAAGATTCGAGAAGCAGGGTGGTGTCGAAAATGGAGATTGTGCCATGCTGTGTGCCGATTGCTAGATACGCGCCGGACGGAGAGAAGCATGCAGCAAAACTGCCCCTGCTGTCTGAGCGATCATCCTTTCTCTGGCTTTTGAGTAAGAATCTCTGTCGCTGTTCCCATCGATATCCGCTATCATCACTGGAGGGCGGTGTTGCGGCTCCTCCTTCTGTTTCAACCCGCTCATGAACGTACAGGTACGGGTCGTCGAGAATTGCCACCAGGATTCGGCCATCGGGAGAGATGATTGCACGGTTGACAAAGTCAGGATATGTCACGATATCAAGAGGGTCTGCTTTCTCATTTTGATCGAATTCGCGCAAGCTGACAAGAATGACAGTGCGATCATTATTGGCCAAAACCGCGACGGGCTCTGTATAAGATCCTGCCGCAAGAGTTGCCAATGCCGGCGGAAACCAAAGAGTAACGCAGTTGACCCTGTCTTTAGCTAATTTCATACTCTTAGCGATCAAGCTTTTATTCGATCGTCGGGCGTGAGCGAGAAGGGCAAGCAAAGGATCGTCGCGGCTGCCTCCCTCAAGGCTGAGTTGGTGTCTCGTTTCGGCATCAAGATGAAGTCCTAGCAATGGTTGTCGATTGCTTTCGATTGCTTCCTCAAGCTTGATGGCGACGAACTCGCCAGTTTCGCTGCCGCAGCATAGCCACCCACTCTCGGCTACGAGACATCGCGGGGCAAATGTAAGGAGTTTGATTGTTTCGCATTCGTTGGTGAAGGTGTTGAGTCGCTGGACGTGATTGCTGCCATTTCCTCCAGGGAAGTAGACAATGTTTCGCTTCTCTGCGCTGATTAATGATCGAAGCTGCCAATGTCTGAAATGAAACAAACAGTCGTCAGATTCGATGTACTCATAAAGGTAGTGGGATGCAGACCATGTACGCACTGTGATCGGACGGGAATGCGGTAATGCTTGCGTCCGGTTTTGGACACTATGCCCTCGGTCGGGTAGCATCTGTAGTTGCCCATTATGTTAGATGTCATGGATGTCAAGACGTTCACGAGTTGACGGGAGAGCAGGGACAATGATAGCGCCAGGATGGGGAGCATGTGTGGGAGGAGTCACGAACAGTCCATCATCGTTGGCCATGGTAGATGCTACCGCCAGCGACCGCAGCAGACGTCAAATGCCTGCAACTTGTGTAGAAAAGGCACTCGAGCTATTATTCAAGCTCTGGGGCCTGCAACGGCCAAGTGCCGTGGATGGGATGTCGAAGGCCCGCTGAGGCCCAGCCTGACGAACAATGGCGTATCGCAAACCTTGAGGGGCGAGCGAGCCAGTGCAGAAGCCTCGGTAGGCGGCATACGAAGAAGGCGACTGTAGGCGGCCAGAATGTAGGAATAGAATCGAgggtcgaggttgatggttggcGATAATTGATGCAGAGTTTGGCCGAGGAAATGTGAGTGACGCAGGTTGACGTTGTCGACGAAGATGGATTTCCGGCCGGATGGTTTAGGTGGTTACGTGATGCGATGCACAGTTTTTGGTGGATCAAATCAAAATGGAGGTCGCAGCTTGTCCACAGCTTTGGCTTGGaatggcgtctggtctggtctgttctggtctTGTTTGCTCTCCTCAAATCTGGTCGGGCGGGTGCAGTTCGGCTCAAGGTTTTCAAGTTTCCGGTGAGCAATCAACAGTTGTTGGTCTGACCTGGTGCTCGAGTTCAAGCCTCAGCTGGTATTATCTTATCCCAGTTTGGTTTCCGTAAAGAAGGAGGGACTTGGCTGTGCTGTTAGGTTGCGGTGCGGattggatttgatggatggatgacgTCTTTCTTGTCCGGgctgcagacatggactgagGTGAGTGACTGAGTGACTGAGTGACTGAGTGACAGAGTGACTGGGAGAGCTTGAGATGAGGAACCTTGAGGGCGCTGGGTGCTGCATGCAATGGATGTGCTTGATCATTCAGCTCAAGTGGTAAATGCAACCAGACCGAGCCGTTTCATTGACccttgctgcttcttcttctcttcttcctcttcttctgagCAAGCACAGCGCGGAGGACTGGCAATGTTAGGTGCTTGAGTTCAGCTTCAGCTTAGCAAaggtgtcaagtcaagcaagTTCAATATTTGTGAGCCACATCGATTACCAACAACGTCGGGCAACGAAACACCACAACAGCTAATGCAGATTGGATCAGACAGCCCTAAAGTATTAATAGAAGTCAGAATCGGAAACCACGAGTCACAGGTAAAGAAATGGCTGCAGCCGTGAGGGCCGAATGTTTCGAACCCAGGCGACGGGGGTGTCCGGTGTGTTGCTGGATGCGTGCTTGCTTGATGCgtgcttgacatggacaagatgtGCGGAAGTACCAAGGTAGGTAGGCAATGCCAATGCAATATTTGACGAAAGTAGACTTGGCCACCTTGCATGTTGCTCCAAGCTTGCGACTTCAATCTGGTGCAAGGCTACGATACTGTGCCCCCTTTTCCCATCGCACTTGTATCCAGTGCACCCAAGTCCTATTCATGTGCGCAGCCGAGCATCACCCTCATCTACACTCGGTGTGGTTTTGGCTCGCTTCAAGCCTCACTGACGACGAGCAATCTTGGCCCACGAAAAGGAGACTGGAGTCTTCACAAtaatgccaatgccaatgccaatgcgACTCGATATTATTGTTGCATG from the Pochonia chlamydosporia 170 chromosome 6, whole genome shotgun sequence genome contains:
- a CDS encoding FAD dependent oxidoreductase (similar to Colletotrichum gloeosporioides Nara gc5 XP_007284220.1), giving the protein MPLLARTTLATRPLRRSFSTTPTPQADFTHAIIGGGVVGLAIAQRLSLQPSSTSVLIERHPALGTETSSRNSEVIHAGIYYGRDTLKTRLCLRGKQLLYEFCSKHNVPHKRTGKWIVAQNDIQRSELEKLHRHCADIGVPVRWMSEREVQNDGEGVRAETGALESPTTGIVDVHGLMVSLAGLFEENGGVVALNSDVRRITALGESGSQGWEIDVRDSGTGETSSITSETIINAAGLGCVDVHNMIVPAALQKKLYYAKGNYFSYSSSQPRISRLIYPAPNPGAGGLGTHLTLDMGGRIRFGPDIEWVDTPDNLAVSRERLEEAVDEIQRYLPGVDASCLEPDYAGIRPKLSYKGAGQVGKNFNDFVVRMEDGYEGWVNCLGIESPGLTSSLAIGERVGELLYGKK
- a CDS encoding WD domain-containing protein (similar to Colletotrichum gloeosporioides Nara gc5 XP_007284221.1), with protein sequence MGNYRCYPTEGIVSKTGRKHYRIPVRSQHWQLRSLISAEKRNIVYFPGGNGSNHVQRLNTFTNECETIKLLTFAPRCLVAESGWLCCGSETGEFVAIKLEEAIESNRQPLLGLHLDAETRHQLSLEGGSRDDPLLALLAHARRSNKSLIAKSMKLAKDRVNCVTLWFPPALATLAAGSYTEPVAVLANNDRTVILVSLREFDQNEKADPLDIVTYPDFVNRAIISPDGRILVAILDDPYLYVHERVETEGGAATPPSSDDSGYRWEQRQRFLLKSQRKDDRSDSRGSFAACFSPSGAYLAIGTQHGTISIFDTTLLLESCAEPLITTFKSSRPESGPGAIRDMAFCPGPFDILAWTEDRGHIGFADMRSNFIIRQIVDINVEPDFQHIDILDRNTIDPRLLDTSSDRRSNRSPPTSSTRTRRQGEALETLNQPLTPNETVVLEAIQGDRRRRERAAQRSAEERARGGPSDLTWTYLSSLRPSTTESESPRPRQRSSSVGRAMGDILGSYREQRERQQERVRNARQVAREASDGQQQQQQSASTRRPDQQRWMDRIGETVAAMQNQRDRQDSSYLNVLEILQARERPSNDGDNEDSSLLVPLVNQVVNRWEESAIRGTLATDHGVFEVPPSPDNTAGLAWTEDGRTLFVGAQNGIYELHVNVQGRKFCPSITMS